The DNA segment GCTCACGACCGACACGACGACCGCGCACTGGGCCGCAAAAATCCTCGAATATCCCAGTGCCGACCTGGACCTGGCCGGACCCGGCTGGCCGTGGCTGCCGACCGTACGGCCGGCGCTGCTCGGCCTGACCGGACTCGCGATCGCCCTGCTGGCTGTGTTCCTCTGGCGACGCGGTCATAAGTCGACGGTCTGACCGTCAGTCCGACGATGTCTTGGACGACTGGCAGCGTGCGAGCCAGTGTGGTCGTCGTACCGATAGTGGAGGAGTCGACGTGGACCGCGGTTCGTACGCCGTCAACAGCATCAGCCTGGACAACCACGAGACGCTGGCCGCGTCCGTCGGCGACCGCGGTCCGACGGTCGTCCTGGTGCACGGCCTCGGCCTCGACTGGCGGATGTGGCGGCCGGTGATGGACCAGCTGGCGCGCGGCCGCCGTGTCATCGCCTACGACCTTCGCGGCGACGGCGAGCCGTTCACGATGACGGACGCGGCGGCGGATTTGTTCGGCGTACTCGACGCTTTCGATGTCCCCCAGGCACATGTCGTCGGCCTTTCCTTCGGTGGTGCGATCGCCCAGACCGCGGCCGTCACCAATCCGGGCCGCTTCGCCTCGCTGTCACTGCTGGCCACCACCGACATTCCGTTTGCCGGCTTCGAAAACCGCGCCCGGTCGGCCGAGGTCGATGGCATGGCCGCGCAGCTGGAGCCGTCGCTGAGCCGGTGGTTCACGGCTTCGGCACTCGCCGCCGACGGTGCGGGCGTACGTTATGCCCGCGAGCAGGTGCTGCGCGGCAGTCCGGCGGCCTGGGCCGCGGCGTGGCGCGCGTTCAGCGGATTGGACGTACGCGGCCGGCTGGCCGATTTTCCGGCGCCGGCGCTCGTACTCGCCGGCGAGGCCGACGTGTCCACCACGCCGGAGCTGATGCGTCAGATCGCCGCCGGCATTCCCGGCTCCACGTTCCGTGAGCTGCCGGCCGCTCCGCACATGCAGACACTGGAATGTCCGGACGCGGTCGCGGCGGCACTTGACGAATTCCTGCCGCAACGCTGACGAACCGTTGACACAGTCGCCCCAGTCGGTAATGTAGCGCTAAACCTCGACGATCTTGACGAGGTCTTCTCCACCAACTTTCAGGAGTGACGTGACAAACAACGAACAGCTGGCATTTCTCGACAACATCGAGGCCGACCTGGCCACCACCCCGGCGAAGAGCCGCACCCCGGGCGGGATCCGGCGGCGCATCGGCATGGGGCTGGCGATGGCCGCGACCGGCATCGGATTCCTGGCCATGACCGGCACCGCCGCGCACGCCGACAATCCTTACTGTGGCGTGCCAAACCCGGTGACCTACGACCACACCAAGTATTGCACCGCGCTCGCCTACTATCATTTCGAATATCTCGGCCAGACGACCGCCGGACCCGGCGGCCAGCGGACGTGTTATCAGTTCTGGCGTACGTTCGTCGACTGGGGCTGCGGTTCCGACCCCGGCCGGTTCGCGTCGGTCTGCGTTTAGCCTACCCGGAGGCCGCGTCTCGATCAGGGACGCGGCCTCTTCGCGTGAACGGAATCCAAAGTGGACACTCCAGTCACCGTCATCGTTGTCGCCAAAGACGAACAGCGGTGCATCGGTCGTTGTTTGGACAGCGTGGCCGGCCTCAACGTACTCGTCGTGGACACCGGCTCGACCGACCAGACACCGGGAATCATCGCCGACCGGGGCGTACGCCTGGTCCATCAGCCGTGGCCCGGTTCGTTTGCCGAAGCGCGCAACGGCGCGATCGACCTCGTCCAGGACGGCTGGATCTTCTTCCTCGACGCGGACGAATGGCTGGCCGACCGGAACATCCATCCGCTCCTGGCGTCGGCGGCACGGACGTACGATCCGAGCCGTACGGTCTTCGCGCCGGTCATCCAGCACGTCGGGCGCGACACCGCGATGACCGACGTACCAAGGATTTTCCTTGCTTCCAGCGGCATTCGCTATCACGGGCGGGTCCACGAATATCCGGTGGCATCCGGTCCGCTCGAGCTGGTGGGGCTTGGCATCCAGGTCAACCACGACGGTTACCACCCGGACGTGCTGACAGAAAAAGACAAGCTCACTCGCAACCTCGAGCTGCTGCGCGCCGCGCGGCAGGAAGATCCCGACAATCCGCGCTGGTGGTATTTCACCGTACGCGACGGCCTGCGCACCTACGACCGCGACCAACTGGTCGACCTTTGCGCTGCCTCCAGGGATCTCGCCAAGCGCAGTCCGGTCACCGGCGACCGTCTCGACGCCGTCGACTACTACCGCCGGACGCTTTTCCAGGCCTGCCAGGCATTCGCCATGATGCAGGACTGGAACCAGGTGCTGCGATCCTGCGCCGAGCTCGACCGTGTCCATGACGGCGACAGTCCGGACGCGCACTATCTGCGCATGGTCACCGTACTTTTCAACGATGCCGCGGCGGCCGCCGATCTGGTCAAGACAATCCAGCTCCGGCGCGCGTCCGACAACCTGGCCACCAGCGTCATCGATCCAACCGGCCGCCACCTGGACGCCGTCATCGTCGCTTTGCTGGCACGTCTGAGAACCGAGGACGAGGCCGACCAGTATCGCCGGCTCAGCAAGCCATGGACCGATCTCTTCTTCGAGAACTCACACCTGCGCGCCTTGCACGATACATAGATCATCTTTATATTGGTCGACGTGGAAGCACTACGCGAGCCGACTTTCCTGATCCTGACCGCGCTGGCTGACCGGCCGTTACACGGCTATGGCGTCATCCAGGAGGTCTGCGCGCTGTCCGACGACCGGGTGCGCCTGCAGGCCGGCACGCTCTACACGGCGCTGGACCGGCTGGTCGCCGAAGGCCTGGTCAGTCCCGACCGCGAGGAAATCGTCGACGGCCGCAAACGGCGCTATTACCGGTTGACCGACGACGGCGCCGCGGCGCTGGCCGCCGATATCGCCCGACAGCGCGCGAACGCGGCCGCGGCCGCTCGCCGGCTGAGAGCTCGCGCCAGCGTACGCACCGCATAGAAAGGACCCCGATGAGCAACGACGCCGCCGGGTTGGACAGGCGTTATCGCCTGCTGTTGCACGCTTATCCGCGCGCATATCGCCGCGACCGTGGCGAGGAAATCCTCGACACCCTGCTGGCCGCCGCGCCACCTTCTCGCCGTTTTCCGGCCATGCGCGAAACTTTCAACCTGCTGCGCGGCGGAATGCGCTGCCGGCTGGGCCGGCCACGCAGCCGGATGATCGTGGTCGTCGCCGCGCTCGCGGTCATCGTCGGCGCGTTTCTCGGCGCCTCCGCCGCTTCGTGGCTCGGCTGGCAAACCGCACGTGCGTTGCCGGATTCGGCGCAAACCGCCGGCATTTCCCGGCTCATCGGCGATGCACCGACGAATCTCACCCGGCACGACGAGCTTTTCTACTATCCGTACACCGGTCCGGACACGCCGCTGTTCGGCGAGGACGACTACAACGCCGGCGAGATTTCCTGGGGATATCAGGTCAACGTCACGCCGGCCAACTTCCCGGCGATCGCCGCCGCCGCGCGCGACCGTCTCGCCGCGGCGGGATGGCAGGTCAGCGGCGTCATCCCGCAGCAGGAAGGCACGATGCCGGAGGCGAGATTCCTTGCCAGCAAAGACGGACTGACCTTGACGTACTCGGTGCAGCCGGACACGACACCGCCAGGACCGCAGGTGTCACTGGAGCGTGCGGAGCCGTGGCCGGTCTGGCCGCTGACCGCGCTCGGCATCCTGCTCGGCGGTCTCGCCGGCTGGCTGTTCGCCGGCTGGGTGAGCCGGCGTACGCAAACCCGCGGCTGGTTCATCCAGGCGCTGACGCTGTCCACCGCGGCCGTCAGCATCGCGCTGACACTTCTGTTCGTGGCCATCATCGTTTCCTCGCAGCTGACGATGTGGACGGACCCGGCGACCTGGACGCCGGCCTTCCGGCCATTCGCGCTGTGGACGCTGTTCATGGTTTTTCCGTTCCGGCTGCCGCTGCTGATCGACCTGGCCGCCATCCTGGCCACCGCCGCGCTGGCCG comes from the Fodinicola acaciae genome and includes:
- a CDS encoding PadR family transcriptional regulator, encoding MEALREPTFLILTALADRPLHGYGVIQEVCALSDDRVRLQAGTLYTALDRLVAEGLVSPDREEIVDGRKRRYYRLTDDGAAALAADIARQRANAAAAARRLRARASVRTA
- a CDS encoding glycosyltransferase is translated as MDTPVTVIVVAKDEQRCIGRCLDSVAGLNVLVVDTGSTDQTPGIIADRGVRLVHQPWPGSFAEARNGAIDLVQDGWIFFLDADEWLADRNIHPLLASAARTYDPSRTVFAPVIQHVGRDTAMTDVPRIFLASSGIRYHGRVHEYPVASGPLELVGLGIQVNHDGYHPDVLTEKDKLTRNLELLRAARQEDPDNPRWWYFTVRDGLRTYDRDQLVDLCAASRDLAKRSPVTGDRLDAVDYYRRTLFQACQAFAMMQDWNQVLRSCAELDRVHDGDSPDAHYLRMVTVLFNDAAAAADLVKTIQLRRASDNLATSVIDPTGRHLDAVIVALLARLRTEDEADQYRRLSKPWTDLFFENSHLRALHDT
- a CDS encoding alpha/beta fold hydrolase: MDRGSYAVNSISLDNHETLAASVGDRGPTVVLVHGLGLDWRMWRPVMDQLARGRRVIAYDLRGDGEPFTMTDAAADLFGVLDAFDVPQAHVVGLSFGGAIAQTAAVTNPGRFASLSLLATTDIPFAGFENRARSAEVDGMAAQLEPSLSRWFTASALAADGAGVRYAREQVLRGSPAAWAAAWRAFSGLDVRGRLADFPAPALVLAGEADVSTTPELMRQIAAGIPGSTFRELPAAPHMQTLECPDAVAAALDEFLPQR